From a single Brassica napus cultivar Da-Ae chromosome C9, Da-Ae, whole genome shotgun sequence genomic region:
- the LOC106416572 gene encoding LOW QUALITY PROTEIN: decapping 5-like protein (The sequence of the model RefSeq protein was modified relative to this genomic sequence to represent the inferred CDS: inserted 1 base in 1 codon; deleted 2 bases in 2 codons; substituted 2 bases at 2 genomic stop codons): MASESSQSSSPSPSPSPSPSPSPSQGDTFVGSFISLISNSEIRYEGILYHLNVNDSTLGLKKVRSCGTEGRKKDGPQVPPSDTVYDYILFRGSDVKDLQVNPSPSPQPRQQIQREQDVNQVSHARPAMSSPPGYDSGYGMGRGAQWVQTPALSSKPVPATQHSPVPLGFQPPPSNAGTESPASLIGSTNSFQAAQSNAGMFMPMPSFVQGNKLPSTGVPPGMMHQAVSSSSMKHNDPQIIDMSASPVMGLVDDTSQVVTRTPDVASNQSYSSPLGQAQRHTPPDLASSQLSEAQLSAPYIQNSYPIAPQAVGNGVYDSLSNHHNRSIPYNIPAMTSHSAPVVPGPFSNSPVSFSDMKPLLQSRQMVNRGQEMFVATNPVSVGVPSRSLAATYQEPLLPLAATAHQSRIPSSEXEFTEEFDFEAMNEKFNKSELWGFLGKNNQGKTVVXAYRRREGKACLXQDDFFDTISCNPVDRVSKSGQQQLDSPFPEHMRQILRFCFAYGNHFQMPLQPQPGQGAYLAAQTNYRGGYDNNNNNYNNNYYSNSGYGYYSGGRGRGRNTSFLIRISVFIRRDLLVLTTSFS, encoded by the exons ATGGCGAGTGAGAGTTCCCAATCTTCCTCGCCGTCGCCGTCGCCGTCgccatctccatctccatctccgTCGCAGGGCGATACGTTCGTAGGAAGCTTCATCAGTCTAATTTCTAACTCCGAGATCCGTTACGAAGGCATTCTATACCATCTCAACGTCAATGACTCCACGCTAGGTCTAAAGAAGG TAAGATCTTGTGGAACTGAGGGGAGGAAGAAAGATGGGCCGCAAGTTCCGCCATCTGATACAGTTTACGATTACATTCTTTTCCGCGGAAGTGACGTCAAG GATCTGCAAGTTAACCCTTCTCCATCTCCACAACCAAGACAGCAGATTCAGCGTGAACAAGACGTTAATCAG GTCTCTCATGCCAGGCCAGCTATGAGCTCCCCTCCTGGATATGATAGTGGTTATGGCATGGGGAGAGGAGCACAATGGGTGCAAACACCTGCTTTGAGTAGTAAACCGGTTCCTGCTACACAACATTCACCAGTCCCTTTAGGCTTCCAGCCTCCTCCATCTAATGCTGGAACAGAATCACCAGCAAGCCTTATTGGTTCAACAAATAGTTTTCAAGCTGCTCAAAGTAATGCTGGTATGTTTATGCCCATGCCTTCTTTTGTGCAAGGAAACAAATTACCTTCCACTGGTGTCCCTCCTGGTATGATGCACCAGGCAGTTTCATCATCTTCTATGAAGCACAATGATCCTCAGATTATAGATATGTCTGCTTCACCAGTTATGGGATTAGTAGATGATACATCACAGGTTGTTACTCGTACACCTGACGTTGCTTCTAATCAATCATACTCTTCTCCCCTTGGTCAAGCACAACGCCATACTCCACCTGACCTTGCTTCTTCACAACTTTCTGAAGCACAGCTTTCTGCTCCATATATTCAGAACAGTTACCCCATTGCACCCCAGGCTGTTGGTAATGGTGTCTATGACTCTCTGTCTAACCATCATAACCGATCGATACCTTATAATATACCAGCTATGACTTCTCACTCAGCTCCTGTAGTTCCTGGTCCGTTTTCAAATTCGCCTGTGTCATTTTCTGACATGAAGCCATTACTACAATCTAGGCAGATGGTCAATAGGGGTCAAGAGATGTTTGTTGCAACTAACCCGGTATCAGTGGGTGTGCCATCTCGAAGTCTTGCTGCCACATATCAAGAGCCATTGCTGCCTCTTGCGGCTACAGCTCAtcag TCTCGGATCCCCAGTTCTG ATGAGTTCACTGAAGAATTTGATTTTGAGGCAATGAACGAAAAGTTCAATAAGAGTGAACTA TGGGGTTTTCTCGGTAAAAACAATCAGGGAAAAACCGTAGTTTGAGCCTACCGAAGAAGGGAAGGCAAAG CCTGCTTATAACAAGATGACTTTTTCGATACAATCTCGTGCAAT CCCGTTGACCGTGTTAGCAAGAGCGGACAACAACAACTAGACAGCCCGTTTCCGGAGCATATGAGACAAATCCTGAGGTTTTGTTTC GCATATGGTAACCATTTTCAAATGCCACTTCAACCACAACCGGGCCAGGGTGCATATCTCGCTGCACAGACCAATTACAGAGGCGgatatgataataataataataattacaacAACAACTACTACTCGAATTCTGGCTATGGTTACTACTCTGGTGGGAGAGGCCGAGGCAGAAACACTTCATTTCTGATTCGAATTTCTGTTTTCATTAGAAGGGATTTGCTTGTCCTCACCACTTCCTTCTCTTAA
- the LOC106416927 gene encoding disease resistance-like protein CSA1: MAVQEPLVPHHQVFLNFRGEELRDGFVSYLETALKNAGINVFIDKNEMRGEDLTVLFRRIEESKIALVVFSRRYMESKWCLNELVKIKECVEEKKLVAFPIFFKVNPIELEELFYDAREIHSNVQTHIMEKWKVALECIKSKMGLTLKEQSEADFVKEVVVEVMKRLSTIPCSMEGEEKVASLFGIEHRIKQVEEKFGFGYSDETRIVGIVGMPGIGKTTLATELFKRYQNKFIRCVNFLKIRKETDAGHLRMTFLKDLLPKTKTNITDKTTYDCLKSELVVNKVFVVLDDVSSEKHIKTLLGDLSWIKKGSRIVITTRDRALIADLDPNPYVVPRLNPRDGLMYFSFFALGGFNPEMGDYMKMSRVFVDYVRGNPKALRELGKELCGKGETLWKARLNTLTTCSNKSIQDLLKISYDELSEEEKDAFLDIACFFRSEDEFYARSLLDHGDHDDESSEGASEITDLAYKFLISISGGRVEMHDLLHTFGMELCSLSSTEEKSRLWKCQDIVAALHDKMDTEIVTSVRGIFLDMSQVTDMPLYSWVFAKMCNLWYLKFYTSTCPRECEGDCKLNFPDGLSLPLEEIRYLDWLKFPLEELPSDFNPKNLVDLRLPYSKIKQVWKAYKDTPKLKWVDLNNSRKLQTLAGFSKAPNLLRLNLEGCTSLERLSEEMQTMESLVFLNLRGCTSLSHLPQMNLSSLKTLILSSCAKLYRFQLISENLESLYLDGTAIEDLPSDIVKLQRLVLLNLKECKRLRSLPECIGKLKALEELILSGCSNLETFPNVEDSMENFRVLLLDGTSILEVPKILPGINSLLFLRRISFSGNSVISSLGSDISRMYHLKWLDLNSCEKLRSLSTLPPNLQWLDAHGCISLQTVSSPLAFIVPTEQIHNTFTFSFTKCCKLNEAAKNEIASHVRRKCQLVSSDDHHNGNFISTCYPGYEVPAWFSHQAYGSVLEPKLPPHWCDNKFLGIYLCAIVSFRDCRDQSSRILAKCTCEFEDLDAPCSRFSIPVENEPRNIESDHVFISYISWSNIKKRQEVEFKKGCVPTRAVLRFKVTDGAGEEIPQCEVVKCGFSLVYEPDDEVSNVVSLPAARTMLNGESSQGEVTTFQSAEEGPTASPTTADSTSKNNSF; encoded by the exons ATGGCCGTCCAAGAACCATTGGTTCCGCACCATCAAGTGTTTCTTAATTTCCGAGGAGAGGAGCTTCGTGACGGTTTCGTCAGTTATCTGGAGACTGCATTGAAAAACGCTGGGATCAATGTGTTCATAGACAAAAATGAAATGAGGGGAGAAGATCTAACCGTTCTTTTCCGTAGGATCGAAGAATCAAAGATTGCGTTGGTCGTGTTCTCGAGAAGGTACATGGAATCAAAATGGTGTTTGAACGAGCTGGTGAAGATCAAAGAATGTGTCGAAGAAAAGAAACTTGTGGCCTTTCCCATATTCTTTAAGGTCAACCCAATTGAGTTAGAAGAACTTTTCTATGATGCACGTGAGATTCATAGCAATGTGCAGACTCACATTATGGAGAAATGGAAGGTGGCATTGGAGTGTATTAAGTCAAAGATGGGCTTGACTTTGAAGGAACAGAG TGAGGCCGATTTCGTCAAGGAAGTCGTGGTCGAGGTCATGAAAAGGCTCAGCACCATTCCATGTAGTATGGAAGGAGAAGAGAAAGTGGCTAGTCTCTTTGGAATCGAACATCGGATCAAGCAAGTCGAGGAAAAGTTTGGTTTCGGTTACAGCGACGAAACTAGAATTGTGGGAATTGTTGGGATGCCTGGTATTGGCAAAACCACTCTCGCAACGGAGCTGTTCAAGAGGTATCAAAACAAGTTCATTCGCTGCGTGAATTTTCTGAAGATCCGTAAGGAGACGGATGCTGGCCATTTGAGGATGACGTTCCTTAAAGACTTACTTCCGAAGACAAAGACAAACATAACTGATAAGACGACGTATGACTGTCTGAAGAGTGAACTGGTCGTGAACAAAGTCTTTGTTGTTTTAGACGATGTGAGTAGCGAAAAACATATAAAGACTCTTCTTGGGGACCTAAGCTGGATCAAGAAAGGAAGCAGGATTGTTATTACAACCCGTGACAGGGCATTGATCGCCGACTTAGATCCAAATCCTTACGTGGTTCCAAGATTGAACCCTCGAGATGGGTTGATGTACTTCAGCTTCTTTGCTTTAGGGGGTTTCAATCCCGAGATGGGAGATTATATGAAAATGTCTAGAGTGTTTGTGGATTACGTTAGAGGCAACCCAAAAGCTCTCAGAGAATTGGGTAAGGAACTTTGTGGGAAAGGGGAGACGCTCTGGAAAGCACGGCTTAATACATTGACAACATGTTCCAACAAGAGCATTCAAGATCTGTTGAAGATAAGCTATGATGAGCTTAGTGAAGAGGAGAAGGATGCGTTCCTTGACATTGCGTGTTTCTTCAGATCAGAGGACGAGTTTTATGCGAGAAGCTTACTGGATCATGGGGATCATGATGATGAGTCCTCTGAAGGTGCCAGTGAGATAACGGATCTTGCCTACAAGTTTCTAATTAGTATATCTGGCGGACGCGTAGAGATGCATGATTTACTTCATACATTCGGCATGGAACTTTGTTCGTTATCATCCACAGAAGAAAAAAGTAGGCTGTGGAAATGTCAAGACATTGTCGCTGCATTGCATGACAAGATG gATACCGAAATTGTGACATCTGTGAGAGGCATTTTTCTAGACATGTCTCAAGTAACGGACATGCCTTTATACAGTTGGGTCTTTGCCAAAATGTGCAATCTATGGTACCTTAAATTCTACACTTCTACTTGTCCTCGAGAATGTGAAGGCGACTGCAAGTTAAATTTCCCTGATGGACTTTCATTACCTCTGGAAGAGATCCGGTACCTGGACTGGCTGAAATTCCCGTTGGAGGAACTTCCATCTGACTTCAACCCCAAGAATCTTGTTGATCTAAGGCTGCCTTACAGCAAGATTAAACAAGTTTGGAAAGCTTATAAG GATACACCGAAACTGAAGTGGGTGGATCTTAACAACTCGAGAAAGTTGCAGACGTTGGCAGGGTTCTCAAAGGCCCCAAATCTTTTGAGACTAAATCTTGAAGGTTGCACAAGCCTAGAACGTTTATCTGAAGAGATGCAAACAATGGAAAGTCTTGTTTTCTTGAACTTGAGAGGATGCACAAGTCTCTCGCATCTTCCGCAGATGAATCTGAGTTCATTGAAAACTCTTATCCTCAGCAGCTGTGCAAAGCTTTATAGATTTCAGCTAATTTCCGAAAATCTAGAATCTCTCTACTTGGATGGAACTGCAATAGAGGATCTCCCTTCAGACATTGTGAAGCTTCAAAGACTTGTCTTATTGAATCTAAAGGAGTGTAAAAGGCTGAGGAGTCTTCCAGAGTGTATAGGAAAGCTTAAAGCTCTTGAAGAACTGATTCTCTCTGGCTGTTCAAATCTCGAGACTTTTCCAAATGTTGAAGACAGCATGGAAAATTTCCGGGTTTTACTACTTGATGGGACTTCAATCTTAGAGGTGCCAAAGATACTTCCCGGTATTAACAGCCTGTTGTTTCTGAGGCGTATATCTTTTAGCGGAAATAGTGTGATCAGCAGCTTAGGATCTGACATCAGTCGAATGTATCATCTCAAATGGTTGGACTTGAACTCTTGTGAGAAACTCAGGTCTCTTTCGACGCTTCCACCAAATCTCCAGTGGTTAGATGCACATGGTTGCATCTCCTTGCAAACAGTCTCGAGTCCTCTAGCCTTTATTGTGCCAACAGAACAGATTCACAACACTTTCACTTTCAGCTTCACTAAATGTTGTAAACTCAATGAGGCTGCAAAGAATGAAATTGCATCCCACGTTAGGAGAAAATGCCAGCTAGTCTCATCAGATGATCACCACAATGGG AATTTTATCTCGACTTGCTATCCTGGATACGAAGTACCTGCATGGTTCAGTCACCAAGCCTATGGTTCAGTGTTAGAACCAAAGCTGCCTCCACATTGGTGCGACAACAAGTTTCTAGGAATATATCTATGTGCCATTGTCTCGTTTCGTGACTGCAGAGATCAGAGCAGCCGCATCCTGGCTAAATGTACCTGTGAGTTTGAAGACTTAGATGCACCATGTAGCCGGTTTAGCATTCCTGTTGAAAATGAGCCGCGTAATATCGAGTCAGACCATGTCTTCATCAGCtatataagttggtcaaacATCAAGAAACGTCAAGAAGTAGAGTTCAAGAAAGGATGTGTTCCTACTAGAGCTGTCCTTAGGTTCAAAGTGACTGATGGGGCTGGTGAAGAGATTCCACAGTGTGAAGTTGTGAAGTGTGGGTTCAGTTTGGTGTACGAACCTGATGATGAAGTTAGTAATGTTGTTTCTTTGCCGGCGGCAAGGACGATGTTGAATGGTGAGAGTAGTCAAGGTGAGGTAACCACTTTCCAATCTGCAGAAGAAGGTCCTACTGCAAGTCCAACAACAGCCGACTCTACAAGTAAGAACAATAGTTTCTAG